Genomic DNA from Bombus affinis isolate iyBomAffi1 chromosome 8, iyBomAffi1.2, whole genome shotgun sequence:
AGATGTACACAGATAGCATACTTTGTTTAGACATAATTGTTCATCGTGATATTTCTTTCAGACGAAGTATCTTTTTACcgcttatttaaaatatttacacaGCTGCTTGGATACGTTCAACGTTCCAGAAACGTATAGAAGACATGTTGTATCTACTAATAGTATGTTGAACTATATCTGTTCAATAAACGAATAAGAACGTCGAGTATTTTAGTTACAACAGAACGATCGTTTCGCGTTATAATCGTTGGAACATTTGCCCAGCGGCAGAGCTATCGAGTAGAGCGTTCTAGAACGAGAAACAGAAAAAGTAGACATCCTTCGCGATCTTAGAGAAACACTGGTTGCCGCAAGAACAGTTATAATTACCGCACTTACCGCAAAGACGCCTATCCGTCTAGGCAGTTTAGCATTGTACTTCGACCGACACTACTTCTCGCATTCTTCTCGTTCCTAGTCTTGTTCACATCAAGTAACACGTCGTCCGTGCTATCTGGAAATACGAATTTGCTTTCTCCTAATATCTCACAAATGCGTTACAAACACGACCAATGCTAGCTGATGGAATTCGCAAGTCTAAAAATGCTCAAACTCACCGTTTTGAAATATTAAGAATTTCAATACCGAGATGTTTAGTCTTTAAATCTTTGGATTACTCTAAGATGATTgtgataaatttgaaaaattggaaGGTTTTGCATTAAAAACGTCTATTTCAATGacataaacgatatatatttaACAGACATACTATAAAACGCAGAAAGAATTTTTAGATTTCGAAAGAACGGAATGTTTTCGAATAATCGATGAGTTCGCCAACGTTGACTAACGTGTATTTCACAATCCTGAATCTCTGTGATCGTTTAACACGGGGCCTACGCTGATGACATATCTGTCCATTGAAATGATAGAAGGTAACAGGAAGAAGATACACGAAACATTAAATCATTACTCGGATGATTGATAAAAGAACTTGAACCGGTGAAACGAAAAGAGTAGACGACAATTTCGTTGGCCATTTTTGTCCCTAACGGCACTACAAAACCACGCGATGTCACAATAAAAAGTTGTACGTCACAGTGACGTTGAAATAGCTTTCGTAAAAGTGGTTAACCAATGGTCTATTGTACGAGTTTTCCAGTTCCACAAAAACGTACCACAGGCATGCGCTTCTTCACGTCCACTGGTCCCAAGCATCGAGTTCCATTCCGTGAGAGAACGTGGCATCCAAGTCTATCAAGCTCGTGTATTTTCTATCACGATGGTGAAAAATATCGTTCACGATATTCATCGTCTAACACGTTGTTCGTCAATAATATATTCTTTATTCTACTATTTTCCTTACAAAAGTAGAATCACCTTTGGCGTTACAGGAAAGACATACATACGATCAATGACCCCTTTATTTTCTTACAATAGTCGGTCAATGATATGTAAATTATACGAATACTCGATTAAATTTATACATCGCTGGCAGAAATTTCCACTTGAATAGCCTATAAGCGTTATGATATAAAATTCTAGCAAGCTGTTTCGTGTTCGCGTAGAACTTCAAACATCGTAATTaatgttattacgaaataaattaTCGGGCCGAAATTAACGCGATAGAAGAACGTAGAGAGGATTAAATGTTTCTGCTTTTCAAACTGCAGctttacgaacaatttttccgAAGGATACCGTGAAGAACGTTGCAACTTCAACGGTACTTTCAACGGTATATTCAAAACGAATTTTCAGCCAGCTCATAATTAATCAACGGACCGTACTTGTTTACAAAGAATCCATGAATCCAGCTAACGACAATTTCAACGCGATTCAAATCGTTTCGTCAAAGTATTTCGCATCCATTCGCGCGAACTTCTTCGTTCAGCGATTCGAACGTCGTCTTACAAATCTTTTCAAACCGACCAACCCAACGGTCTGAAATTTCTGCAAGACCGTCGTCGAAGAAATTGCGAAAGAATACCGTTACCAGTACCGAGAATCTCGAAGACAGACGTTGTTTACGAGGCAGTGTAGCGAAGACACGCGACATTGGCGACTTTGGCGACTGAAACTTTCCAGGAAATAGCGCGAGCTTcaattaaaacgtacagacaggATACGACAAAACGGAGAAGTCTTATCCGCGTTTCTCTTCGCTCGAACGAGCCATTGTCTCGTTTTCTTGATAACGGACGCGAGAATGCTTTTACGACGTCTATCGGTCGTCGTGGATCGTACGAACGAATCTACGAAAGTATTTCATTTCTCGATGACCAGTCCTTTGTTTCCGTACAAACAGGTAATAACAtacacaaaataacgtacaggTAGGTCCTCTGTCCGCGAAGCTTCTTACGAGCGCGTATTAGACGCGTTGACGTTAACGATAAATAGAGTAATGCTAGAGATGCACAGATGCTCACAGTAATATATGCAACTGTCCACGAAACAGTAGCGAGCCGTTTTCGTCGCTACGCGTTTTCGTCGTGACGACTGGCGTTAACAGAGTCAGTAGCGAGGCGTACGTTGCAAGTACGAACGAATGTAGCGTTATAGGATGTACGCGTTTTCCTCATCGCTCGACATTTTAACGATGAGACAAAGCTTTGTAGTGCGAACACTGTCGTAAACTTATCGTCGACTTATACAGAAACTACGTTTACGCCTCGTGAGCGGATACCGGTCCTTACTCGACTCATGACCTAGAAATGGCAAACTCAGTCGGATAATTGCCTTGAACGCGCCACGCGTACTCAAAAATCTGAATAAATTAGAGaatagaatattgtataaaaataatacaaataatgctactagtatttttaataaatgttaATAATACGACAGGTATAATTAATATCGATATTCTCTTGAATCGCGGTCACGGTCGTAGAATTCTTCGAACGTTAAATGTTAAACAGTGTCGGACAAATGTTGCGTAAgagaaaattgatcgaatcTTGCTCGTTGTAAAAACGATGATGCGAAACTGAtgcattgaatattaaaatGACATTGTCGATTTTTCATGACGTGATACGAACAGCTTTATTATTCGTTAAGACAAGGTTTTATCTTATAGGTGTTGTATGAATGGTTTGCTAAAAATAGTCCGTCGCCTGATAAGTGATTCTAAACGAACTCTGCGAATCGAAAGGTACATCGTGTTTACGAATCACTTGAAAATACATCGTTTCCAGCCTGAGAATGCTCACAGATGGTTATACATTTCAAAcgaattaattacaatttttctcGTTGTCGGTTTCGCAGGTTAACGaatgtttgaaaaataataaactgTTCATTTTAAAACGGCAAAACGTTCAATCGTTTAATTGCCACTTCGGTGAACTCGGAATCGAAGGTAGACCAGTGCAGCaaaataaattatgaaaatcatCGATCTTCGAAGCACTTGTATACCGATTCGATCGGTGAATATTTATGGCAAGTAATATAACAGGAGATTCGAGCTTCGCGttaattctttaaattattaatgaaaCATTCTAATTATGCTAAATTACGAATAATGCTGAATGACGCAGATAGATAACTGCGTTTCAAATAGATTGGTTCGGATTCATTTACGCGTATCTAACACAGAACCGGATCCGTGTCTTGTCTATCGTTCATCGATTTCGTTTTAATTGATCGAAAGTCGAGATTCTAGTTTCTTACGAATTTCGCTCTGATGGCAGAAATCGTTCATCGATATTTCACATATTTCATCGTATCATTCACACTGCGCTAATTATAATACAAATCTAACGATTCGTTCCATTTATACAAGTTTTCGAAAGTACTCGAACGCTTTCAGACATCTTTCACGAATATATCGTATTACACGAAACATTAGAAAATTTCGTTAGCGGTGTTGCGTGCTTCCACTATCGTCGTATGCTGGCAAAGTTTGCAACAATTCCCGGaatgtgtataaaaattataagatatttattgtAATCGCATACAATTTTCAAATATCGCAGGAATGTTAAATTGTTCGTTATATTAGTAAGGCACGACATTTACAGAAATCATCTTTACCGCTAACTACACGTTTTAGACGACTATTCACTAATCTTTTAGTAATAGTAAATGTGTATTTTCAATAAACGTAAATGTAGTTTCGATATAATCAGGATAGTCGTGTCTCATTagagaaataattgaaaatgtTTAACGCGGGACATGTAATATGGTTTTTCTACATCGTATTTAAGATGTAATATGTGTATAGAAGTGGGGCGTTGATAAGGAAaccaataaaaaaatatataggtCTGTGGACATTAAAGTTATCAATGGCAAGCGTTAAAATCGCTTTTGCGAGTctgtatataatgtatataaccCTGATAAAATCTTAATGCTTAAATAAATTCGACAGTCGTAAACTAAACGTATTTCACGATAACTTAAATTTGCACGGTGATATGTCAGAAATGTGCGCTAAATCAGTCTTTGAAAATAGACCCTGTAAGGTAACTGTGATTACGTAAAAATTCCTGGAGGTGACATTTCGATCGGCCGAACCAATCAGACAAAAATTTTTGCGTTCGTGGCTGTTTCTGCTTATGAAGAAACTCGCAAAGATTGCATACTCCTTGTTGAACGCCATCCTCGATCTTGTAATACTTTTTCCAAGCAAAGTACTCGCTGTACTTTCGCGGATTTTTCATTAGCTTCTTTAGATAATCGGCCAAACTCTTTGGCGTGTCAAAGTCGAACACGTCTATGTAAGATCGTGGTGGAGCATAGCGGCTGTAATTGGCGCCACCATAAACGATGGGAACTACGTTGTATCTGGAAACAGAACGGAAACAATGCTCTTTGTTAGGTTTCCTTTAGCCGTGACACCTTTTATACCTCCGCCTATTGTTGTCTCAAACAACGAGCATGTAAGGAGTAATTAAACGTgatattaatatcaaatatatgtaattaaacACGCGCGATAATATGAAATGTCAACGTGTGACAACAAGGTCGAAAGTACACGTGAAATTTAGGCGCTATTTATGTCAGAACCATTCAAGAACCAAAATGGTCAATTCCACTTTTTGTaagtttcttaattttttctcaATCTTTACGAAcgtatttaaagaaattaaatttaaacacTGGTTCCCTCCTCTCATTAAATATTCCATATATATAAAATGCTTCTAAATGCTCCACGTTTATTTGCGTTCAAGTATTCGCTTCTCGGGAAACGAATGATATCAAATACTAAGATAAAGAAGAAATCAGTAATTAACCGTCTGCCTCTACTTTTCGATTTAGATTCAATGTGGTTTCTGAATGGTTCGATTAATATTGTTCCAATCGCTCGAGTCTGCACTCCCTCTCTAATCTATTCGTATCGCGCTCGTGACAGGTGCAGGTATAGAAAAAGAGAcaacgaaagagaaaaaaatagaaagtatCGTAGAGAACAAAACGTGGGGAAACGAAAAAAGGTAGAAGACGGGGCGAGCCTGTCGGGCAGGGGGAGGATGACGATCGCTCGCAGAGCATGGTCACGTGTCGAAACAATTTTATACGGATTCGTCGTTCGAAACACGAGTCCGTCAGCCGATTTGAAATCGGTCAGCGGGCGCACGGCAGGTACGAGCTGCGACTGACAATTTTATAGTCGAGATCGTCCCGCGGCCATTGTTTTACCTGAGGCTATTGTACAGCTTCTCGGTTACGTAATCGTCGCACAACGAATTCTCGAATGACAGGTAAAAAAAATAGCCAGGTTCCGCGACTCGTGCGAAGCAATCCTCGTTACGGGGACAAAACATGTTGCCGCATTCTCCATAAACGTCGACTGGTATGTGCTTGGACAGTTCGTTCACGTACTCTTCCCGGCCGCTTTTTGCCACGCAGTTGCTCACGAACCAGATTATCGGCTTCGTCTTGCCTCGAATCGTCTTCGACAACGACGCGTCCACATCGTCGTCGATCGTTCGGTCACCTGTGCAAACGGATCGTTGCTTTGATGACACCATCGATGATTTTAACCAGCATTCTATTCGCTCTAAAGACCGCCCAAGCTCGTTCGtgtgaaataattttattctgcGTTCATAATCGACATCTACGTCGTATCGTGACGATTAGATTTTCCCGATTGAGATTGCGCTGTATGTTTTTATCGCGAATCTCTTGAATAAACATGAATCACAGCGAACATTAAACAAATA
This window encodes:
- the LOC126919258 gene encoding alpha-(1,3)-fucosyltransferase C-like translates to MTDMKLWVIGKNSLVVLTIFTIALYVLSFCFNWSDDDFLRFREVFDQDLRYANATKKILFWTKMFSDETFYMGKGYIARHCPVNNCYATNKRNVVNLTDFDAVLFHGNDLDLEDLPKDRSPRQWYVFVNLESPANRPMTSSYFYEDFFNITMTYRLDSDIVWTYAVVKDARTNVNVAPSRNVNWSAFYAGSGDRTIDDDVDASLSKTIRGKTKPIIWFVSNCVAKSGREEYVNELSKHIPVDVYGECGNMFCPRNEDCFARVAEPGYFFYLSFENSLCDDYVTEKLYNSLRYNVVPIVYGGANYSRYAPPRSYIDVFDFDTPKSLADYLKKLMKNPRKYSEYFAWKKYYKIEDGVQQGVCNLCEFLHKQKQPRTQKFLSDWFGRSKCHLQEFLRNHSYLTGSIFKD